Part of the Quercus robur chromosome 5, dhQueRobu3.1, whole genome shotgun sequence genome, GCCTCTTAGATTCTAGCTGATTGAAAGTGAGCCATACAAGCATCATCAGTTGAGTTAGCTGGCACCTTTGTTTGTTATGCTGCATTGATTTTCCAGAAGACCTTATTCCCTGTTGTTAGCAAGGCTACTCTTTGTGCATCAAACAGAAACAAATTTTCAGGAGTGTGACTTTACAACTAACGATGAATAAGTGTTCTTGCAGCACATGATATTTAATAAttcatttctcaaaattgagATTGTGATTTGTGGGTTCATTGGAACAAAAAAGCCTGTCACATTATCACACAATGGGTGGGTTGAATTTGCTGGGGTCACTGTAAAGAGCTAAATTATATGACAGTTATAATCTATTTTGAAGGGTTCTAACTCCTtgtataaaatattagtttacaGTTACAGTAAATTGCGCCTTCCTCAGCTATAAGGGAAAAGAAACACAACAGATATTCATCAAAATGTTTTAAATCCAGCTCCATCCATgatattttctcattcttttttcaCTCATTACCTGTCTCAATCTCTCTGCATCATTTATTCATTGTATTTGCAAAAAGCACATAATTTCCTGTACAACTATTTTATTAATGCCTCTGCAACTATGGCGTTACTAAATCTATGTATTACAACAAGAGTTTCTGttttaaggccaaaatacttgtcTTCAATCTAAAACGTGGAGTTGAGCTTACTATCAATTGCTTTTGGTAAAAGACACTTACCAATCTTTTAAAGATTAATTATTCATAACTACAAAGGTAATGGAGAGGGAGTTGCTTACTAGCAAATAGCAACTATGATTATCACACAAAGAAgacttctttaaaaaaaaataaagaaaaaaggtcTTTAACAAACGTACGAGCACCTTCAAAGAGCAAATTCCAATAATTATCATGAGTATTACATCCAATCCAAGACAAATTTAGAGACACTAAATGGAGTGTTTTGGAAATGAATGCTGAATGTTGTCATAAGGTTCACCCTTTCAAGGCTTTTGTCCTTCATGTCCATCTAGACAGGTAAATATCTGCCCTCTTTTGCTTGTCAAGTGGAAGGCCTTTCCTGCATATTTCCAAAACTTTATGAGAAAATTTGGACATAATATAACATAAATGAACTTTAAGTTTCAGACTAGAACACTACTTTGGAGTTCAATTTTGGAATAATCAATCACGGCAACTACCACTGTCTCTTCATGCCCTGAGGTTGCAATTATCTCCCCAGACTGCTTATTAatcaccattaaaaaaaatctaaatgttAAACCTTTTATCTAGGAAGAAATTGAAATGATTAAGTCCAAACTTCAATaacccagccaaaaaaaaaaaaaaaaatccaaactttgATACCGGCCCAACAAGGGTAGAGTGGCCCCATATTGCATAGCTACCACTAGAATCTCGAGAGGGTGAGCAAGTAGCTACAAACAACTGCCACCATAACAAAAAAAGGCTCATAGCGAAATTGCATTATGCCTATAACAGAAAACTTTGAGGTGCTACAGATTTTTCAGTACCTGGTTATCTGCTGCTCTGAAAGTTTAGAAATAATGTGTTAGTGAGATAAGTATTGTTGCTATGATTGGTTTTTATAAATACTCAATTCAGGGGGAAAAATGTTTGAGCAGAAGAAGCCTATAGGTTCTTAGTTCTTACCAAGTAATGTTAGAAGCAAAAACATTTTCACAAGTTTTTTTCACAATTGCTGATGTGCCAAGATATGATTAGAACAACATCATCCACATTAAATACACCAATCATACAATGCCACATTGCCACTTTGACGATTGTGAAAAACATTTGGCCAATAGATTTATTGATTCTTACCTTGCTCTTTGCATCACTTCCCATAACAATTCACCAGTGCTAATGTTGAAGGCCCCAGGATAGCATATTATACGAGCATCTGCAGGTATTTACACTTAATAAATCTGTCATACATATCATATGCATGGTGAACTAAAGACCactattatttcaaaaaaatggaGAACCTTTTTCTCTATATAATGCAGCAAGCTCAGGGAAGCGTATATCATGACAAATTCCTATTCCAATACGGCCAACATCTGCATTGAACAATTGCTTATCAGTGGCCAAGTCTATTTGAAAAATTGCTCATCAACCATTTAAACTAAATAATAGATTAATGTTATATCATTAACTCTCACAAGTATTGTCacataagggttttttttttttttttttgagaagatattgTCACATAATTCTTAAGGACactatttttaacaattttgttcATAACCGCTAATGTGGCTTGTTTGAGTGATGCATGATAAAGTAGTGCCAGTGAGGGACCCAGACAAAAGTAATATAGCTCCAATGTCAGCAATTATGTTCCATAGAACTACTCCTAGTGTCAAATGAGCCTCTAATCATGGCACCTAATGACATCTTACTAAACCACATCCACTTTAGCTTAGTAGGCACAGAAGGTACGTATTCTAAAATATAGTCTGATCACAAAAAATGCTAGTGATATTTTAGGTTTGAGTCTAGATCATATATACCTGTGTCCACAATGGTTGGTTTATCTCCTGCAGCAAAGAAGTCAGATTCCTTGAATGTAATAGCTCCTGGAATTTCAATATCAAACAAATGAATCTGCAAAGAACACAATTGAATTtgaaacaaattctaaatgtgATATGGTTCAAATTTTCCTATCCATGTAACATATGCTCTAGAATCTTAATGAAAATAGATATGTGCATGTGCTCACTTTTCTATGCTCTGCCTTGAGTTTTCCATCAGGTCCAAATACACAGCTAGTATTATACAATTGGCCATCACCGGATTCAGGCACAGATCCACCAACAATTGTGATTCCATGAGAACAAGCAGCTTCAGATAACATGGAAAACGTTGGTGAGGCATCCTCATTCTCAAAATCCTCAGCCAATTTTGCAAAGTAATCATTTGAATAAGGACAGTTCCACATTTCCTTCATtgaaaataagcaaataaacaaGAATCATGCTAATTTACAATGACTTCTAACAGACTATTATTTCAAACCACATTGCTATTGCCTATTGCAACTATATATCACATGGGTAGCTGGGCAACTCACAGGTAAAACAACAAGCCTTGCGCCGCACTCTACAGCAGCTTTAATCGAATTATGAGCACAAGCCAGATTCTGATTCTTCTCTGATGTAACAGATAGCTGACAAAGGCCAGTCTTAAACTGTCCACGATATATAGCAACTATAATTACTTGAGTCAATgactaaaaatggaaaaaagaaaaagtaaccCTAAATTCTTGAACAAATATTAGATTATTCACTTCCTACtttacaacaacaaagcctCAATCTCAAATTGAAGGTTAACTATAGATTCTCAACAGACTAGTCTTGATCGTTATGTATACTCCATTCTGCATCCTACTCTACTAGTGATAAATAATTCTTCTATTCAGTTTTATTATGAGGAAATGACTAGaaccaaaaaattgattgatgcatttattttttttcttgataatcaGACACATATACCAACTACATTAGTATGTACTACATGCAATAATTTATAGGACATGTTCTTATATAGACTAGCATATGAActattaaaatcatttttaaaaaatatagtgtTTGTGGGATAtagaaagtaacaaattaaaaggGTGCTAACTAAAGGACCAGAAGAACAAAATATAGGATAAGatttgaagtaaaaaaagaaaagaaaaaaaaggaaccaaaCCTTTGTAATATTACTGGCTACTTGTAGTCGTTC contains:
- the LOC126724976 gene encoding omega-amidase, chloroplastic-like isoform X4 translates to MMASSTPSSIEHTMLAASEQLKVPSNITKEMWNCPYSNDYFAKLAEDFENEDASPTFSMLSEAACSHGITIVGGSVPESGDGQLYNTSCVFGPDGKLKAEHRKIHLFDIEIPGAITFKESDFFAAGDKPTIVDTDVGRIGIGICHDIRFPELAALYREKDARIICYPGAFNISTGELLWEVMQRARAADNQLFVATCSPSRDSSGSYAIWGHSTLVGPSGEIIATSGHEETVVVAVIDYSKIELQRKAFHLTSKRGQIFTCLDGHEGQKP
- the LOC126724976 gene encoding omega-amidase, chloroplastic-like isoform X1, giving the protein MMASSTPSSIEHTMMAASERLQVASNITKFKTGLCQLSVTSEKNQNLACAHNSIKAAVECGARLVVLPEMWNCPYSNDYFAKLAEDFENEDASPTFSMLSEAACSHGITIVGGSVPESGDGQLYNTSCVFGPDGKLKAEHRKIHLFDIEIPGAITFKESDFFAAGDKPTIVDTDVGRIGIGICHDIRFPELAALYREKDARIICYPGAFNISTGELLWEVMQRARAADNQLFVATCSPSRDSSGSYAIWGHSTLVGPSGEIIATSGHEETVVVAVIDYSKIELQRKAFHLTSKRGQIFTCLDGHEGQKP